The Cucumis melo cultivar AY chromosome 9, USDA_Cmelo_AY_1.0, whole genome shotgun sequence genome includes the window ACAATATACATCAAACTTTCAGATTAACTAATTGTTCTCTCTATGTTTTTTAAGCAGAAACAAGCCTTTTTATCAATGATAATAAATGAGgctaatgctcaaagtacaagagaattatactaGGAGCAAAAACAAGTAAAATGATTAaaagattaataaaaaaaataatacaagcAAGCCAAACTCCAGTAGATCTCAAGCCAAAAAGGATAGAAAAAAACTACAAAGCAAAAGTAGTGGTTCTTCAATAAGAAACCCAGATTCGGCGGCAGACTTCCACACTAATAGCTtcaaaatgaaaggaaaaaagacggCAAGGAAAGGCAAAAAAACAATCTTGAGCCCCAGACGACTTGCTGACAACTCTATATCTGATGGATTGCATGAAATAAAAATGTTCTCTCCTCTCTCCTGCCCTTATCCACCCACCAAACCATAACCGCTCCTCCACCATACCCACCACCAGTCTGCCACTTCCTCCCCTCTACCCTATTTGATCTATCCATATATATTGGAAGATTTTCACCTTACAACCTGATGGAACTTGTGATGGTCAACGTGAGAAAATAACGGAGAAAGGGAAAACTTCACTACAATTCTTTTGCATCTCTTGGAAAGCTCTCTCATGGTTGTCCTCCTTCCACACATTACACTATGAACCCTGCAACTACAAGTTCTTCGAAAAGTTCTTGGATAATGGAGCAATCCTCTGGCAGGAAAAATTACACAATAAAAATGGTTAGCTATGTTGAATTCACTCTCCTCTACAACACAAGACGCCAGACAAAACTGTTTATCCCATTGGAGGAAAATAAGCAAGGATAGTTCTCCTTTTACTCCCTTCTCGCTGACTATATGACTGGCCCTTCCCCACCTCCCATtaaaatacatacatacaaGACTGCGGTACAATCTTTTTCCCAACAAGCCACCCAAACATGAAGTGGTTAAGCCAATTCCCAACAGATCTGATCACAGGTCTCCCCCACACTCTGACTGGAAATCAATGGTTGTGATACAACAACGAGAACTCATAGACTCCTGGCCGGAAATTAGTGAAGCTACACAATCTACGATTACATCACGGTGCACAATCAACCCCTTCCTTGATGACAAGGCCCTTATCCATGTTTATGACGCGACTGTTGCCAAATCCTTATACAGCCATGAAGACCGGACATTGGAAATTTCAATCTGCGGTCTTGGATGCAACTCTCACTTCTTCATATCCTTGCCATCAAACAGCATCTTATGGAGGTTGGATTAATGCATTTGACCGACCACCAATCTAATAGAATGTGCAGATTTTCGAGTTCATAGGCAACCCTTGTGGGGGATATGTTGGATGCGCTAATCAAACTGATAGAGGGTTAAATTTCAAAGGTGCTAGGTTGAAGATTCGATCGAACTCTTATGGCCTCATACCTGCTCGTTTGTTACTACCAATGGAGCTTGCTGGATCGAAGATAACAGTAAGAATTCATGGGGCCAATGTTATGACCACCCCAAATACATTGGCGACGATGATAGCGGTGGTGGGAAGTCCACCTTGCCAGCGGCAGCATCTACGGGAATTAAATTGACAGTTACAAATCTGGGGCATTCACAcgataaaaaaaggaaaaatcctATTGTTTCCTTAAAAACACAGCCGGCTTACCCAAATTCCCATGATTCTCAGGAATTTGACTTCTCTGCAGACCTTCCTAATCTGGTGGCAAATCTAGGGCATTACACGATAAAAAAAGGACAAAATCCTATTGTTTCCTTAACAACACAACTAACCCACCAAAAATCCCATGTTCTCGGCAATTTGAATTTTCTGCAGACTCTCCTAATCCAGTGGCAAATAATATTCCATGTGAACATCCCATTCTCCTGCATTGCCTTATCAAAATACCCTCCTAGGCCCCAGAAAATCACCATCACCTTCCTTTAATCAGCCATCATTGGCAATGGTTACTTTCCAAGCTGATTCATCCAATTTGCGTGAAGGAACAAAAACACGTGGCAACACCTGAAAACCAGCTTCAAACATTCTCTGATTTGGAAGCCTACTTGACCAGCCCTCTCTCCAAAAGACGATTTTGCTACTCACTCATTGGAAGATGCTGTTTTTGGAGAAAACCCAGCAGAATCCAACCTCCCAATTACTATCTTACCCTGGTCCCTACCGATTTGCACAGCCCGATATAACATTACTATCCCATCAACAAAACATTCAACTAGCAGCACCCCATCAACATCAACAGCCACCCCTATCAGTCTCCGAGATATGGCTTCTATACTTTTGCAATACGACTTGTGTGTCATGGCCATCCCCTCTCTTCCCCCCACCAAAAGCGAAGAAGCCTTACACTGCCAACAGTAAATGTAATAAACTACAGAGGGAGCTTTAAAATCTGCAATCACCAATTTGCTACGATAAATCATCAGTTTTAGCCAATAGGGAGGTTTCTCATGGAATGTTCGTGGCTTGGATTCCTGGAAGAAATGTGCATTAGTTAAGGGGTTCTTGCAGCAACAAAATCCGAGTATTGATCTTCTCCAGGAAACCAAACTTGATGATACCAATTCTAATACTATTAAATCCATTTGGAGCTCCACATTTATTGGCTGGACGGCGCTTGATGCGATTGATATTCCGAGTGGTCTCCTTATGTTATGACGTGCACTTGATTTCACTATTCTTGAGGTTACACAGGGTCTTTATATAGTTTTTATACGTATTTCCTTCGCCGATGGTTTTTCCTTTTAGCTCTCAACTGTATATGGCCCATCCAATCAATCTGTTACAAACGACATGCAGCTTTTCAACCAATGGATTGCTAATTATCATTTGAGGGACGTGCCTCTGAAAAAATGTAACCTACACTTGGTCCAGCTTTGGATATACCCAATATACCTCCTTAATTGATCGTTTTTTGGTTACCGAGATTTGTGCTATTGAATTTGGATCCTTTCACATTCATCGATTAAATAGTGTCACTTCGGATCATTTTCCTCTTGCTATGACCGAggaagaaatggaagaagaagaatgtgAAATGGAGGAAGATTTGGAATTTGGGACTCTTCCGGAAGAAGTTTTAGTGGGCACTGAACCAGCAATAAAAAAGGGAGCCAAAGGTTTTAGAGGAGCAATAGGAAGAGACTTGCCATTGGAGGAAATTGGATCAACTAGTGGGGGGCCACAATCTGGCTGGATAGACTTCACAGCTGTATCAAAATAAATGGGCTGAGTAGGGTTTAAGATTGAAATAAATTGTTCTCTCTATCAACAGGCAGGAGGTGGCAGTTGTTAgtggcatgctcaattatctattaacctagctatgttaggctctttaaccattattgtagctcaccatatgtatgcaatgcccccttatccatatctagctaccgactatggtacacaacttttattgttcacacatcacatgtggattggtggatttctcatagttggtgctgctgcgcatgcagccatttttatggtaagagactatgatccaactactcgctacaacgatctattagatcgtgtacttaggcatcgtgatgcaatcatatcacatctgaactgggtgtgtatatttttaggctttcacagttttggtttgtatattcataacgataccatgagtgctttagggcatccccaagatatgttttcagataccgctatacaattacaaaccgtctttgctcaatggatacaaaacacccatactttagcacctagtataacggcccctggtgcaacaacaggcaccagtttgacttgggggggtggtgatttagaCCTTGCTGAAAATTTTATCTCAAAAACAGCTAAAGCAACTTTCATTTAAATTTCCCCGATGTCTCCTGCTACTCTACTACAGTACTACTGAATCTTCCAAGGTTATCCCTGAGAAACATTAAAATAGAGAAACCAAAAAAGCTTATCCTTGAGTTGGTTGATAAGAACGCCCCAAGGCAATGATTCGCCAGTTAATTTCCAAAAAACTTTCAGCAATCTTGAAACAGCATTTCTTAAAGATGTCTTCTTAGTTAAAAAGGTTGTTATCTCCACCACCAATGTCAATGAGAAGACAGAAGGGACGGAAGAGGACTTATTCAAGAGGCAGTAGCGTtacactttttttgttttctaccTATGCGAAATATCAATAAATATCATCAAGACTACTGAAAAAAGTATGAGATTTCCTTGAGGAGACAAGGGCACACATGAAGAAGGTAGTCATTTTGTTGGGTGGAAAATTAACTCCTATCACAAAAAAGTAGGCAGGCTTAGCCCGGGCAGTATCGAGTATAAAAATCAAGCTTAAATCTCCAAAAGATTGTGAAGAACTCCTCTTGATCCTGTTCTTGGTGGAACTCTATTATATAGCAAGTATACTTTGGGGTGAGTGAACCGGACAGATTACAGGACCTAACGTCACTATCCTTCTATCCTTGTACCAAATTGGCTTGACGTAGAGTAAATTCTTTGCATTTAAATATGTGAAGTAATTTATATCACATTgatataaatatacatatatatgggGAAACCAAATTATGAAGTAGATAAACAGTAAAAGCTGCATACGGATATATCATCTTCTGCACCGTTGGATCTTCCATCATTTTCTCCACAGCTTCCACTGATAACACTGAGCCTGGTTTTCCTAATAGATGAGAATATCATAGATTTTAATACAATTTATACAATGACCAAGCTGCAGTAATACACATTCAATCCTGAATGTCTGGAAGCacaaaagttaaataaataaagtcACAGAAATTATGAAAGAAGATTTATGAGATGTAAATATCAAATAACAAGGTTAAATTTTATAAGAGAGTCAATATGTAGATCAAAAACTCTTTTATTTTCAAGACTGGGTTTTGAGTTGCCAAGCCATTTCGTTTTACTTTCTTTGAAGTAGGTCTTGTACAGAGATACTTTCTATTTAAGTAGATCTTGCACACACGCACACACACACCGAGTAAAGCAGTAGCATTCACAAAATAAGTAAAATCATTTATTGTTCTCAACTTACGGCTGAATTGTGATCCATCTGAACCAATATATGCCTGCTTAGAAGCAGCTCCATTCTGTGGAAGCTGAATGAATAAATCAAAAAGAGTAAATGATCATACCAATTCTAGCCACCACACGGCTAAAAAAACAAACTTACTTCCTCAGTAGGCTGAGCACTCTTTGAAACATCTGCATCTGTGGCATCTTCCTTGAATGGACTCTTTTGGTCAGTTTCTTCAGGAGAAACGTCTACAAAAGCTGTCAAAGAAAGTTTCATGAATTAGCCTCCTACCTTGGAAGTTGGAACAAATTTCCTTGATGAATGCAATAAGGAGATTAGGAATTGAAGATATTATAAATCAGGTTGAGTTTTGACAACAAAATATCATAAAGTTGTTTGAGAAGCAACAAATCCTGAAGATTACAGAAGAAACTGTTCACACACCAATACCAAGATACAATAAAACCTAAAAGATTATTACGCCATGCTCATCAAACGAACTAAAATGTAAACCTCAACATTTGTATCCAAAACGTTCAATCCTTCAGCCAAGAGGTTGTCACTCGAGAGCACAGAAATCATATCACAAATATAAATCAAGAACCACCAACATATTGAAATTTGAAGTGATAATAGGAGGAGGATCGTTAGTTACCAAACTTCTTTGCTTCCATGTTCTCTGTCCCAGTTTTGACATTAGTAACTGGTTCTTCTTCAACTTTTGTTGCAGTTACATCAATTGACGCAGCAGGTTCAGAAACAGATGGAGTAACTGTCGTGCCAGTTGCAAATGTCGGAGGTATTGGAAAAGGTGATCCAGACGAAAGTTTAGGATTACTCATCGGACTGTTTTGAGAATTCATTTGAGACATCATCGTCTTGAAAGCTTGTTGCATTGCATATTTCTGGAATGTAATTACAAATTTACAATAAAATATATAGGAACAGAAAAACACAGACAGGTCGAAATTAGTACTGATCCAAGTTGTAACTTTAATGCAAAAAAATGGTACAACAATCTTATAGAGGCCAAAGACCCATAGAAATGTAGATggacaaagggaagaaaaactACTGGAAAAGATTCTGCTTTTTGGGGGAGTAAACAGAAACATTATTACGTACTAAAACAAAAATCTTTTATGAGAGGGAAACTTTTATAGTTCCCCAATCCTTGACgtttacaaaagaaaatatGGCAAGGGTGGGATCAATTAATTAAGCATGGAACTTGGTCAATAGGCAAGAATATGGTCGAGGAAGCAACACATTAATGAAAGCATGGGAGTGTCAAGAGTAAACTAGTATTAGTAGCTGAAAGATGTAAGGTACGGATGTATGATACtgcaaaaaaatatataaatatatatagtaGAAACACAGTTGTAAGATAGAAAGAGACTAAAAAATTTCCCTCAACCGTAAATTGGTCCCTTAAACCCAAATAAGTTCTACCACTTATAAAACACAGAATTATAAAAACATCAACCCAAAACATCAGAATGATGATACCAAAGTCCAAAATGCTAGGACATGGTTTTTCTACGTCCATTTACTAATCTTTAAACTTGAAGATTTTAATGAGGTTTTTGTGGCTAGTTCAATCAAAAAGGCTAGGTGATAGCTAAGAAGGAGAACAGAAGAACCCCGTGGATATGAAATACACTTTTCATGcaaaaacaaattgaaaaaataaaacaaaatcaaagtTAAGGGTAATAATAACGAGATGAGCAGCAAAGCCATTCACCACCTTTCTCCGACAACAAAAGTACAGAAAGTTTATGTAAAAAAGGATGATACAACTTTTCAAAAGGCCAACAACTGCACAGAAGAATATCGGTCCAACTGCAAGCTAAGAAAGAGCTACGGAAGACCAACTCTAGCAGAAATGACAGCGGACATTTTATAAGGAACAATCATAATCCCATACCTTGTAGAAGAACACTCACCTTTAAGTAAGAAGCCACCtgcaaaaattttaaaaatctgTTAAAAGAACATTCGACCTAAGAGCTTGTTGAGAGTTTTAATTACATCCACAGTAGAAAAAAATGTAGTTCTTGTTCAGACAACCAGGTTCGGTTCTCACTCACCCATGTAAATAATGCTGAAAGCCCAACACCAACACCAACCCAAAAGAGAGGCGACCCACTAAAAAAGTTGCAACCATAAGAAAGCTGTCAGTTGCATCTAAAATACTGGACTTAATTCATATCATATAAATTCAACCAAACCCAATTCTTATGAGGGAAAAAAAACGTAGAACTAGATTTCAAAAACCCACTAAAAACAGAAGTTAAGGAAACGAAAAATTACACATATGAGGAGGGGGGAGGAATAGATACTGATGGAACACCAACAGAAGACGAGTCATTGCTGGTAGTAGAAGAAGAAACCGTTGCAAAACGTTCAGCCACTGGTCTCAATGGTAGCGAAGAAAACAGAGAAGAATCAAATAAAGAAGGAATGAAGTTTAAAAGCATCATTTTGAAAAGGGAATTGGGAAATTACCGAGGATACGGTGGTTGGGTCGACGATTAAGAGCAGAAGCGAGAATTCTGGGAGGAGACTTAATCCTGGAGCTTGATAAACGCCTGGTTGCACATAATTGATTGGTTCTGGAGGGAGTGGAGATAGAAGAAGCAGAAGAATAAGTGAGGAAAAGAAACTTGGGAGGAGATGTTAGGGCTAAATTGAGTCTATCCATTgattttggtttacaatttggTGGGATGATAAACAGAGGactgaaggaagaagaagaagataggcTTGGAAGAGCCCTTGGAAGAGAAGGTTTGGGTTTAGTTGAGAGAGTGAACAGTGAGCAAAATTTCTGGGCAGACTTAAGTGCTGGGCTTCATTGGTCCGGATCGTCTGCTTCCGGGCTTATGTTTCTCCTACGTCCTTTTTCTGGGCTAACTATATTATAGCAATTTTGAAAGGAAGATTTATAGCAAACGTCTGATTTATCTGCAAAATTTTGGAAATATCCTAAAATTTTCAATCTTTTGCATAGGAATTCACTTGTTTTTATGACCATTTTATACTTACGATTAACATAGAATTTAAGATTTAATTATTTCCTTAATTTCATTATTGTTAATCATATTTCTATACATTATAATTTCcttatttgtatttttaattaatatttaataattaaataaatcaaaaaacgTTTTCTCGTATAAATGCAATTTATTtataatcaaataatatatgttttagtatggaaatattattcaaaaatatatttcttaattattcccattatttaaaaatatatttctaaatGCAATTTCTTAATTCCTCCGTCGTCTTCTActttcttcttccaattttTTGCTTACCATTCGCAGTATTTTGCTCACGTCCTCCGTCAGAATAGTTTTTAAATTCTTCACCCCAAAAAGTCTTCCACCAATTCAATATATTTTCTGCCGAAATTTTTTTCCACTATCGAAAATTTCTTCCACAGCCAGAGCTTCACCGACATTTTTTTATTAGATGAATCCATCCGCCTTCACATATATCCGATTAGTTTTATTTCTGTTATTCCTCCCTTGTTTTGTATCCATTAAATCATAGTATTTCGAGAACGTCTAACCTTATACTCCCTAAGATGTATTTTAGATTTATAAATTCCAATACATTAGTTATTTATCTTCTCtgtttttgtaaatatatattcCTTCATATTTACCATAATACATACATTCGTCCGGATGGCTAGTATTGTAGTCTATTTATTTAGATATATACCCCTTATTATTTACCATAATACATACATTTGGGCATATAGTATAGTTACATATATTTGTAATATGTTTGTCAGGATGGTCAGGATTACATTATATTTTGATGGGTTTTTCAATGAATTGCACAATTACATTAGTTTTAGTGTGTCCGAGATTACAGTTAATGAACATATGTGCTATAAAAAATTGTACAGAAGCCTTAGATCTAAGTTAAACAGTATTATTGATATGAACATATTGATATATACCTTTGTCTAGGTCCTATAGAATGTGTTAAGAAAGATTTGGCTATAACGAATGATAATGATGTTAAATGGGTTTACCATATAATAACATCGAATGTTGAGCGTCATAATGCccttatttttttcattatgtTGGCCCTTTATCTATTTGTTTGGGTTCATTGTCATTGAGTTCTTTTAAAACTCAAATTCATAATGATGGGGATCAAGTTTTTTTAGAACATAGATATGTCTAAGGTAGATTCCAATTTTGCACTAAAAGTCCAGGACATGTTTTCAACCAAATATTTGTTCAAATAGTGCGTACAAGTCATTACTCTTAGAGATAATTTTCAATACGTTACTGTGAAATCAAACAAGGAAGTTATGATTTTGCAATGCGCCATTGGAAATTGCAAATGGTCCTTGCGTGCTTCTTGTTGTATCCATGGGGATAGGTCATAATGGGTTCTTACTAGGTTTGATCCTGAACATACATGTTCAGTAGACGTTCCATTAACCGATCATAGACAGACCACCTTTACTATTATCAAGGATCTAATTAAGAACAAAATATCTTTAGCTAGTTTTGAATTGTCAACTTCCAAAGATATAGTTCATTTCATTCATGTTGAACATGGTTTAAGTATATCATACCAAAAAGCATGGCATGCTCTTGAGGCTACGTTGGATGATATTCACAGATCTCCGGAGGACTCCTATAAGATGCTACCCAGATTTGCATACATATTGGAACTCAACAACCCAGATATATTCGCAATATACTTAGGTATATTAATATACAAATTTCCGTCATTATTTCTTTAACATGTTTTCGTTATATgttcttatttttttatgttgatATGTTGATCGATGGTAGATTTCTTTACTTCTTCATGGCATTATCTACTTCCATTTTTGTTGGCAACATTGTCATCCAGTCATTTTTATTGATAGAACAAGTTTGAAGAATAAGTACGGTGGTACTTTGTTATCTACTTCAACACTTAATGCCAATGATCAGACTTTTTCACTAGTCTTTCGTGTCGTGGATTTCGAGAATGATTCCTCATGAATCTGGTTTTGCAACCAATTGAAGAGAATTATAGGTAGCCGGAATGAAGTTGTCATAGTATCTGATAGGCATAAAAATATATGCAAAGTCATAAAGGTAGTATTTTCCAACGTTTTACATTGAATGTGCCTTGTTCATTTTACTTAGGAACCTCAAGTTGAAGTATAAGAGAATAGTGGATACTGTATTTCATGCCTGTGGAAGGCATTTAATATTGTAGACTTCGAATACAAAATGCGTTTATTGGAATCTTCTACCCCTGGTATACGTGAGGAGCTTAAATCCATTGGTTTTGCTAAGTGGTCTCGTGCCTACTCAACACGTAGGAGATATAATGTCATGACCAATAATATATCTGAGAGTTTGAATTCTGCAATGTTGAAGGCTATAGAGTTATCAATATGTTCAATGTTTGAGGTTTTGCGGATGATGTTGCAAATATGGTTTTTTGAACGAAGAAATGAAGCTAATTATCAAGTGACTGATTTTACCAAAACCATTGAAAGTATATTAAGAGAACAGATTGGACATAGTCGATCAATAAAGGTATGGTTATTTTAACTATTCTTATGTATTCTTAATATATATCTccatatttcatatatatattatatatgaatCTTATATTTTTGCATTGTAGGTTAATTCGGTTAATAACATGAAATATCAAGTCATAGATGGAACTTCCCAATATGTGATTTACTTACCTATGAAGGTTTGTAGTTGCAGGATGTGAGATATATTGGAAATACCTTGTGCACATGCATGTGAGGTTTTCACCATGAAACATTTATCAATTAAGTCATATGTCACATCCTTTTATTTGAATAACACTTTGAGTTCAATATATAGAGTAGTAATAAATCCCTTAGACGATCATCGTCAATGACAAATGCCTAATGATATTATGTCCATTGTCATCCTTCCCCTTAATGTAAAACATGAtgttggtcgaccgaagaagATTAGAATTTCTTCAATAATGGAATCCAAAAGACGCGTTAAATATGGTCGTTGTAGATGTGTTGGTCATAACTGCAAGAGATGCAAGTTTTCCTTATTGAACTAGATTATTCTTCgtttattatgttttatacttataattaaattttttatattgtaatgttgttaaaattttaatttcgaTTATAAAAATTTCCTAAATTTTCCTTACTTATATGTTCTTATATActtcaaaatattgaaaatatacaCTGCATCATTTTCCTATTTTTCAACAGCATGATATTCTTTCCATTTTAATGTATACATTATTTACTTTTGTTTTCTAGGTCTGACTTTGCGGTTCAAAACGTAACATTATTGTAATTAATATTGTAAATTTCAGTTAACTTCGAATATAATGTATAATATCCTGATATACAcgtttttatttaatatatactttCTCAGTCAAAAAGTATATTATCATAttgcttttatttttaataaccTAAAAAATTCTGCTACATTCCAAAGTTTCTTTCAATAACCTGAAATATAGTCATGTTCCTTTACATAAATAATCCTCTCAATTAATAACATCCTTTAAACAAACATTTGTTAACAAACAAAATACACAATTTATCAAAGTTATAAAACTTGTGAGTTGTTCTTACAAATAGAAATAACACAATAATCCTAACTATTATAGTCAAAATTACAAAGCAAATAACATAATCCAAATTAATACATTCCAATTACAAAGTTGTTCCTTCAAATCAAAATAACATAACGAATTCTAAATAACACAATGTACTACAGTCCTTGGGAGAGCAATTTAAAACTTAGTGCTTCAAATCCTTGAATATTcaactctatttttttcttttttggctcCGCCAAACCAAATTTCGTTGTGAATGGCGATCTCAATATCCTAGAAGGTAAAGTTTCTCTCCTCATTATAGTTAGTATGACAAAATATACgtctatatatatttaatatatagaAGAATCCATAAATCATAATATACAGATGAATAGAAAATCTACCTGCTAATTAGTAACATCTCTATCAACTTCATTATCATCATTCTCATTATTTGTAACCCCTTCACCTCCATCATTATTGTCATCCATTTGTATGTTTTCATTATTTTCCACTGTTTTAGTTACCTTCTCTTTAAACATATTTTTCAGACCTTCGACCTCTTGATTCAGCTTGTCCAATTTTTGATTTAAACATTGATTGTTGACCATAATGAGTTCTTGAAATTTGAGGAAGTAATCAGGAACTTCATTGGATTGCTCAGGTTGCCATGAGCATTCACCTTTCTTAAATATTTCATGAGTTTCCTCCCTCATTTCCGTTCATGGAACGTGCTTCGTTCACGAAATCATCCTCATGAAACATGGCATTGTATTGGATCTGTTTTGGAACTCCCATTCAGATATGAGTCTATACTATATACATgtacatataaaatattatccgataagtataaaatatacaATTTCCTATCAAATCTGTTTATGGTCGAAGACCCTTTCTGCCAAGTTCAGCACGCATATCTTATTGTCATCAATTTTTTATGCACAAAATATTGAATGACCGATTAACAGTGGGATGCACTCATACACCCATACTAATAGGGAATAAGAAAATCCATAAATTCCAACAGCTATGGTAGAAGagttttttttatagattttttaataaaatcaatcaGCACATTATACCCTATCTTAAACCCATGGATACGTATCAAACTGTTGTTCATCATCCAGTAATTTGATGTGTTTCAAATCACATCCGATTGTAAATTATTTTCCAATGAGGAAATTCTCTAAGAAGTATATTTTTACCATCTTAATTTTATCTTCCTCCTTCAGTTTTTTTGATTCATTAAATACAAAGGAGACCATTGACCTCAGTATAGGATCTTCATTCTTGAAATACTTTGAAAGGAATTTGCCCTTCACCTTAGAATTATCTACGATTGGCAATGGACCATAATTCAAACCGGTTATTGTCTCGAATTTCCTAATGCCAAATTTAGCTATAGTTTCTTCGAAGTTAAACCACAACTTATAGTCCTTCGTCAATGTACATTGATGTTTGATTATGTGGTATAAGAGTTGCCTCTGGAATTTAGAGAATTTGAGGTCTAGAAAACTACCAATgttgtatttctaaatacttctAATTCCCTactattaaattttatatatatatatatatatatatatatatatatatatatatatttctaattaCATCTAATCTTGCATAGATGTTCAATTTTTGCACTCTTGACCATTGACTCCTTTTCAAGATCAATGGTGCACCCTGCATACATAATATAAAGGACAATATCATTATATGTATACTTAATATATACTATTAGATTACAATACCCAAAGTATATTTCAACATATTCATGAATACCTCATAATCTTCCTCTACGTCCGCtgtttttttcccttcttttatCCTCAGTTGATTTCTGAAATAATATTAGTAACATCATTTGTTAGTGATAACAAAATGCACTTTACTCAACTGtaatattatat containing:
- the LOC103501349 gene encoding protein TIC 40, chloroplastic isoform X2, producing the protein MDRLNLALTSPPKFLFLTYSSASSISTPSRTNQLCATRRLSSSRIKSPPRILASALNRRPNHRILVAERFATVSSSTTSNDSSSVGVPSVSIPPPSSYVGSPLFWVGVGVGLSALFTWVASYLKKYAMQQAFKTMMSQMNSQNSPMSNPKLSSGSPFPIPPTFATGTTVTPSVSEPAASIDVTATKVEEEPVTNVKTGTENMEAKKFAFVDVSPEETDQKSPFKEDATDADVSKSAQPTEENGAASKQAYIGSDGSQFSRKPGSVLSVEAVEKMMEDPTVQKMIYPHLPEEMRNPETFKWMMQNPLYRQQLEEMLNNMSGSPQWDGRLMDSLKNFDLSSPEVKQQFDQIGLTPEEVISKIMANPEIAMAFQNPRVQAAIMDCSQNPLSITKYQNDKEVMDVFNKISELFPGVSGAP
- the LOC103501349 gene encoding protein TIC 40, chloroplastic isoform X1: MDRLNLALTSPPKFLFLTYSSASSISTPSRTNQLCATRRLSSSRIKSPPRILASALNRRPNHRILVAERFATVSSSTTSNDSSSVGVPSVSIPPPSSYVGSPLFWVGVGVGLSALFTWVASYLKKYAMQQAFKTMMSQMNSQNSPMSNPKLSSGSPFPIPPTFATGTTVTPSVSEPAASIDVTATKVEEEPVTNVKTGTENMEAKKFAFVDVSPEETDQKSPFKEDATDADVSKSAQPTEELPQNGAASKQAYIGSDGSQFSRKPGSVLSVEAVEKMMEDPTVQKMIYPHLPEEMRNPETFKWMMQNPLYRQQLEEMLNNMSGSPQWDGRLMDSLKNFDLSSPEVKQQFDQIGLTPEEVISKIMANPEIAMAFQNPRVQAAIMDCSQNPLSITKYQNDKEVMDVFNKISELFPGVSGAP